Proteins co-encoded in one Bacillus infantis NRRL B-14911 genomic window:
- a CDS encoding methyl-accepting chemotaxis protein encodes MRLRNRLMMIAIIPLILSTVIIGYMISQILELQSSSREDVEVLLQIETLNGEFVSARQSLASAAATGTDANKQEAAGMLGKIEEDMKQLKSAISEADQKATFTKAENKFSTLTKEAGDALTSGNQPEIKRQSIRIAGIMNDFYFLDKQAEEWYEAKTAQMEKQIGFIVTSSLIASILLILLSGGFSWLAARKITMPLNEIVQQAGRVAKGDLTIELQKAKPASKFEIDLLRSAFADMIGNVKSTVESIDNVGKQVSTFSKEVSGYMESVTESSSQVAVSTEELAKGSQAISEDIQSTAELMRSMGDNFTVVQQESQNSLQASMEAMSSIDDGRKSLEKQAAFAGQLSSSSEGIKASVQEFAEYTGKIENAANTVREIAEQTNLLALNAAIEAARAGEAGKGFAVVAEEVRKLADDSSKATVQITSMVSSIKQGVSTILNATELGSKLTDEQLGSIKETEDSFFTIAGHVAGIYDQLTTLAEGTEKSAGMSQQVIAAIENVSAVTEETAAGTEEISASTDAQLRSFEQVGDKVSALEALTEEMKRELGKFKVN; translated from the coding sequence ATGAGATTGCGCAACCGACTGATGATGATTGCCATCATCCCCCTTATCTTATCAACTGTAATCATCGGTTATATGATCAGCCAGATCCTTGAGCTTCAGAGCTCCTCCAGGGAGGATGTAGAGGTCCTGCTGCAGATAGAAACCCTGAACGGTGAATTTGTCAGTGCCAGGCAATCACTGGCGAGCGCAGCGGCGACCGGCACGGACGCTAATAAGCAGGAAGCTGCCGGAATGCTCGGGAAAATTGAAGAAGACATGAAACAGCTGAAATCTGCCATAAGTGAAGCAGACCAGAAAGCCACTTTCACAAAAGCGGAAAATAAATTCAGCACCTTAACAAAAGAAGCCGGAGACGCCCTTACAAGCGGGAACCAGCCGGAAATCAAGCGGCAGTCCATCCGCATTGCAGGCATCATGAATGATTTTTACTTTTTGGATAAGCAGGCAGAAGAGTGGTATGAAGCAAAGACAGCCCAGATGGAAAAACAGATCGGCTTCATCGTCACATCATCCCTGATCGCCAGCATCCTGCTGATTCTTCTGTCCGGAGGATTTTCATGGCTGGCAGCCAGAAAGATTACAATGCCGCTCAATGAAATCGTCCAGCAGGCAGGGCGGGTCGCCAAGGGAGATCTGACCATCGAGCTCCAAAAGGCAAAGCCGGCGAGCAAATTTGAAATAGACCTTTTACGCTCAGCTTTTGCCGACATGATCGGGAATGTAAAATCAACCGTAGAATCAATAGATAATGTTGGAAAGCAAGTGTCCACTTTTTCAAAAGAAGTATCCGGCTATATGGAAAGTGTGACAGAAAGCAGCAGCCAGGTTGCTGTTTCCACCGAGGAGCTCGCTAAAGGAAGCCAGGCGATATCCGAGGATATCCAGTCAACCGCAGAGCTCATGCGCAGCATGGGCGACAACTTTACAGTGGTCCAGCAGGAAAGCCAGAACTCACTCCAGGCGAGCATGGAAGCAATGAGCTCCATCGATGACGGCCGCAAGTCACTCGAAAAGCAGGCAGCCTTCGCCGGACAGCTTTCCAGCTCGTCTGAAGGAATCAAAGCCTCCGTCCAGGAATTCGCTGAGTATACCGGTAAGATCGAGAATGCCGCCAATACGGTCAGAGAAATTGCCGAGCAGACCAATCTGCTTGCACTGAATGCAGCCATTGAAGCAGCCCGCGCCGGCGAGGCAGGCAAAGGCTTTGCCGTTGTTGCGGAAGAGGTAAGGAAGCTCGCAGATGACAGCTCTAAAGCTACCGTCCAGATCACCAGCATGGTTTCCAGCATCAAGCAGGGAGTTTCTACCATACTGAATGCAACAGAGCTGGGCAGCAAACTGACTGATGAACAGCTCGGATCCATCAAAGAAACAGAAGACAGCTTCTTCACCATCGCCGGACATGTGGCCGGTATCTATGACCAGCTCACAACACTTGCGGAAGGAACGGAAAAATCCGCAGGCATGAGCCAGCAGGTCATCGCTGCCATTGAAAATGTTTCCGCTGTTACGGAAGAAACGGCAGCCGGAACAGAAGAAATTTCTGCATCCACCGATGCCCAGCTCCGCTCCTTCGAGCAGGTCGGCGATAAGGTCTCAGCACTTGAAGCATTGACTGAGGAAATGAAGCGTGAGCTTGGAAAGTTCAAAGTAAATTAA
- the cccB gene encoding cytochrome c551: MKKKLMMIFMGASLVLAACGGGEEANEGSESAGAGDPQKMFTQKCSSCHGDNLQGGVGPSLEKIGSQLSQEEIEKTIAEGKGAMPPRLLEGEDAAAVAEWLAAKK; this comes from the coding sequence ATGAAGAAGAAATTGATGATGATTTTTATGGGAGCTTCCTTAGTCCTTGCTGCGTGCGGCGGCGGGGAAGAAGCGAATGAAGGCAGTGAATCGGCAGGAGCGGGCGATCCGCAAAAAATGTTCACCCAGAAATGCTCAAGCTGCCATGGCGACAATCTGCAGGGCGGGGTTGGGCCGAGCCTTGAGAAGATCGGATCACAGCTTTCCCAGGAAGAAATTGAAAAGACGATTGCAGAAGGTAAAGGTGCCATGCCGCCAAGGCTTCTTGAAGGCGAGGATGCCGCTGCGGTGGCAGAATGGCTGGCAGCTAAGAAGTAA
- a CDS encoding chromate transporter: MIYIQIFLAFFIPGILGYGGGPASIPLVENEVVDRYDWLSTSEFSEMLALGNTLPGPIATKMAGYIGYDQAGVLGAAVGVFATVAPSLILMIGLLGLLMKYKESPRVKRMTVVIRPVIAVLLGVMTYDFLFSSYEGAGIWQTLFIGGVSLVLMEKFKVHPAYVIAGSLVYGGIFLA; encoded by the coding sequence ATGATTTATATCCAGATATTTTTAGCGTTTTTCATCCCCGGAATCCTGGGCTATGGCGGCGGCCCGGCGTCCATCCCGCTGGTTGAGAATGAAGTGGTCGATCGCTATGACTGGCTCAGCACAAGTGAATTCAGTGAGATGCTTGCATTAGGGAACACACTTCCCGGACCGATTGCCACAAAGATGGCCGGCTATATTGGCTATGACCAGGCAGGTGTTCTGGGTGCCGCGGTCGGTGTTTTTGCCACCGTTGCCCCGTCGCTGATCCTGATGATCGGACTTCTCGGACTGCTGATGAAATACAAGGAATCGCCGCGCGTCAAGCGGATGACGGTTGTCATCAGACCGGTCATCGCCGTCCTTCTCGGAGTCATGACGTACGACTTCCTGTTTTCCTCATACGAAGGTGCCGGTATATGGCAGACTCTCTTCATCGGTGGCGTCAGCCTGGTGCTTATGGAGAAGTTCAAGGTGCACCCTGCATATGTGATTGCCGGCTCGCTTGTTTATGGCGGGATATTTTTAGCATAA
- a CDS encoding YitT family protein: MQVSKRKRGSTYNPGAEWALEYLFVLVGSGIVAVAFNVFLLPNRIASGGVSGISTILDALVGWEPAYVQWAFNIPLFIAGLIFLGRQFGAKTLAGTIFLPLVVFLTSHADPWTQDPLLGALFGGIGVGLGLGIVFRGKASTGGTDLAAQIINKYTGLTLGTCVAIIDGLIVLSAAVIFDIERGLYALIALYVTTKTIDLIQVGFSRSKMAMIITDNQAAVREGILNKIDRGVTKLSAYGGYTDHERPILMCVVDQTEFTKLKQLVKTIDPQAFIIVMDASEVLGEGFKRA, from the coding sequence ATGCAAGTGAGCAAGAGAAAGAGAGGAAGTACATATAACCCTGGGGCGGAGTGGGCGCTTGAGTATTTGTTTGTGCTGGTGGGATCCGGGATTGTGGCGGTGGCGTTCAATGTGTTTTTGCTGCCGAACCGGATTGCTTCCGGCGGAGTGAGCGGGATCAGTACGATATTGGACGCATTGGTTGGCTGGGAGCCGGCTTATGTGCAGTGGGCTTTTAATATTCCGCTGTTCATCGCAGGGCTGATATTCTTGGGCAGGCAGTTTGGGGCAAAGACCTTAGCGGGAACCATATTCCTGCCGCTTGTTGTTTTTTTGACGAGCCATGCAGACCCATGGACACAGGATCCGCTTCTTGGCGCCCTGTTCGGCGGAATCGGGGTCGGACTTGGGCTTGGGATTGTATTCCGCGGGAAGGCTTCAACGGGAGGCACTGATCTTGCGGCCCAGATCATCAATAAATATACAGGGCTGACCCTTGGGACATGTGTGGCCATCATTGATGGATTGATCGTCCTTTCTGCAGCGGTCATATTTGATATTGAAAGAGGTTTGTATGCACTTATTGCCCTTTACGTGACAACCAAGACGATCGATTTAATCCAGGTCGGCTTCAGCCGTTCGAAAATGGCCATGATCATTACGGACAATCAGGCAGCTGTCAGGGAAGGCATCTTGAATAAAATTGACCGCGGAGTGACAAAACTATCAGCATATGGCGGATATACCGACCATGAACGCCCTATACTGATGTGTGTTGTTGATCAGACGGAGTTCACTAAATTGAAACAACTCGTCAAGACCATAGATCCTCAAGCGTTTATTATAGTAATGGATGCATCTGAAGTGCTCGGCGAAGGCTTCAAACGTGCCTAG
- the secA gene encoding preprotein translocase subunit SecA encodes MLGILNKVFDQNKRDLKKLSKKAEQIDALASTIDKLTDDQLHDKTAEFKMRLEKGETLDDILVEAFAVVREAAKRVLGLYPYPVQLMGGVSLHEGNISEMKTGEGKTLTATMPVYLNALAGKGVHVVTVNEYLASRDATEMGRLYEFLGLTVGLNLNGLSKEEKQAAYAADITYGTNNELGFDYLRDNMVLYKEQKVQRPLYYAVIDEVDSILIDEARTPLIISGSAQKSAQLYIQANAFVRNLKKEDDYTYDEKTKGVQLTEDGMTKAEKAFGIENLFDISHVAINHHITQALKAHASMHLDVDYVVQDGEIVIVDQFTGRLMKGRRYSDGLHQAIEAKEGLEIQNESMTLATITFQNYFRMYEKLAGMTGTAKTEEEEFRNIYNMYVTVIPTNRPIARDDRADLIYASMDGKFRAVVEDIAERNQKGQPVLVGTVAIETSEIISKYLTKKGIRHDVLNAKNHEREAEIIAHAGEKGSVTIATNMAGRGTDIKLGEGVKEVGGLAVIGTERHESRRIDNQLRGRSGRQGDPGVTQFYLSMEDELMRRFGSDNMKSMMERLGMDDSQPIQSKMVSRAVESAQKRVEGNNFDARKQLLSYDDVLRQQREILYAQRNEVLESENLREIAEKMIQAALQRNVEAFAPAVEDEENWNLDGLLDYVNGNLLNEGDLTVNDLRGKDTEEIFETIYAKVKERYDEKEEILAEDQMREFEKVVVLRAVDSKWIDHIDAMDQLRQGIHLRAYGQIDPLREYQHEGFAMFENMIASIEEDVAKYIMKAEIRNNLQREEVAKGQAVNPKENEGGKVKKKPAVKQMDIGRNDSCICGSGKKYKNCCGKEA; translated from the coding sequence ATGCTTGGGATTTTAAACAAAGTGTTCGATCAAAATAAACGCGATTTGAAGAAACTGTCAAAGAAGGCGGAGCAGATTGATGCCCTGGCTTCCACTATAGATAAATTGACTGATGACCAGCTGCATGACAAGACGGCTGAGTTTAAGATGCGCCTGGAAAAAGGCGAGACGCTTGATGACATTCTTGTCGAAGCATTTGCTGTGGTCCGCGAGGCCGCGAAACGTGTGCTTGGCCTTTATCCTTATCCGGTCCAGCTGATGGGGGGCGTGTCCCTTCATGAGGGGAATATTTCCGAGATGAAAACCGGTGAAGGTAAAACGCTGACGGCCACCATGCCTGTTTACCTGAACGCCCTGGCAGGAAAAGGCGTGCATGTTGTGACGGTCAATGAATACCTGGCCAGCCGTGACGCGACGGAGATGGGCCGTCTTTATGAATTTCTGGGTCTCACTGTCGGATTGAATCTGAACGGACTTTCAAAAGAAGAAAAGCAGGCTGCTTATGCGGCTGATATCACTTACGGTACGAATAATGAGCTTGGCTTTGACTATCTGCGCGACAATATGGTCCTTTATAAAGAGCAGAAGGTCCAGCGCCCGCTGTATTATGCTGTAATCGATGAAGTCGACAGCATTCTGATCGATGAGGCGCGTACACCGCTCATCATTTCCGGTTCTGCGCAAAAGTCTGCCCAGCTTTATATCCAGGCAAATGCTTTTGTCCGCAACCTGAAAAAAGAAGACGACTACACATATGATGAAAAAACCAAGGGAGTCCAGCTGACAGAGGACGGGATGACGAAGGCAGAGAAGGCTTTCGGCATCGAGAATCTGTTCGACATTTCCCATGTGGCGATCAACCATCATATCACACAGGCCTTGAAGGCGCATGCGAGCATGCATCTTGATGTTGATTATGTCGTCCAGGACGGCGAGATTGTCATCGTTGACCAGTTCACAGGCCGCTTGATGAAAGGGCGCCGCTACAGCGACGGTCTCCACCAGGCGATCGAAGCAAAGGAAGGCCTGGAAATCCAGAACGAGAGCATGACGCTTGCGACAATTACTTTCCAGAACTATTTCCGTATGTACGAAAAGCTGGCCGGTATGACGGGTACAGCGAAGACAGAGGAAGAGGAATTCCGCAATATTTACAATATGTATGTAACGGTCATCCCGACGAACAGGCCGATTGCCCGTGACGACCGTGCCGATCTCATTTATGCGAGCATGGACGGCAAGTTCCGTGCGGTGGTCGAGGATATCGCCGAGCGCAACCAGAAAGGCCAGCCGGTGCTCGTTGGTACGGTGGCCATCGAGACGTCTGAAATCATTTCTAAATATCTGACGAAAAAAGGCATCCGCCACGATGTCCTGAATGCGAAAAACCATGAGCGCGAAGCGGAAATCATTGCCCATGCCGGTGAAAAAGGCTCTGTTACCATCGCCACGAATATGGCGGGGCGCGGTACTGACATCAAGCTTGGGGAAGGCGTGAAGGAAGTCGGCGGACTTGCGGTCATCGGTACGGAAAGGCATGAAAGCCGCCGGATTGATAACCAGCTCCGCGGACGTTCCGGACGCCAGGGAGATCCAGGTGTGACGCAATTCTATCTTTCCATGGAAGATGAATTGATGCGCCGCTTCGGATCTGACAATATGAAATCAATGATGGAGCGCCTTGGCATGGATGACAGCCAGCCGATCCAGAGCAAGATGGTATCCAGAGCTGTTGAATCTGCGCAGAAACGCGTTGAGGGCAATAACTTTGATGCCCGTAAGCAGCTTCTGTCATATGATGATGTATTGCGCCAGCAGCGTGAAATCCTTTATGCACAGCGCAATGAGGTGCTTGAGTCTGAAAACCTCCGCGAAATTGCCGAGAAGATGATCCAGGCTGCCCTGCAGCGCAATGTCGAGGCTTTTGCCCCTGCTGTCGAGGATGAAGAGAACTGGAATCTGGATGGCCTGCTTGATTATGTGAACGGCAACCTTCTCAATGAAGGCGACCTAACTGTCAATGACCTGCGCGGCAAGGATACAGAGGAAATCTTTGAAACCATCTATGCGAAGGTAAAAGAGCGCTATGATGAAAAAGAAGAAATTCTTGCTGAAGACCAGATGCGCGAGTTCGAAAAAGTTGTTGTGCTCCGTGCGGTTGATTCTAAGTGGATCGACCATATCGATGCAATGGACCAGCTTCGCCAGGGCATCCATCTTCGCGCTTACGGCCAGATCGACCCGCTGCGGGAATACCAGCATGAAGGCTTTGCGATGTTCGAGAACATGATTGCCAGCATCGAAGAAGATGTGGCCAAGTACATCATGAAAGCGGAAATCCGCAACAACCTTCAGCGTGAAGAAGTGGCCAAAGGCCAGGCGGTCAACCCCAAGGAAAACGAAGGCGGAAAAGTGAAGAAAAAACCGGCCGTTAAGCAAATGGATATCGGCCGCAATGACAGCTGCATCTGCGGAAGCGGCAAAAAGTACAAAAACTGCTGCGGCAAAGAAGCTTAA
- the prfB gene encoding peptide chain release factor 2 (programmed frameshift), translating into MELADIRNELERTAKVLADFRGSLDLENKEARIAELDEEMLHPNFWDDQKAAQVVISESNALKDQVHEFHDLYETFENLELTYELVKEESDEDLQNELAEELTELTKRLAQFELQLLLSEEYDKNNAILELHPGAGGTESQDWGSMLLRMYTRWAEKKGFKVETLDYLPGDEAGIKSVTLAIKGHNAYGYLKAEKGVHRLVRISPFDSSGRRHTSFVSCEVMPEFNDEIEIDIRTEDLKIDTYRASGAGGQHINTTDSAVRITHLPTNVVVTCQTERSQIKNRERAMKMLQAKLYQKKIEEQEQELLEIRGEQKEIGWGSQIRSYVFHPYSMVKDHRTSTESGNVQGVMDGDLDPFINAYLRSRLSL; encoded by the exons ATGGAATTAGCAGACATTCGCAATGAGTTAGAGAGAACAGCTAAGGTATTAGCGGACTTTAGGGGGTCTCTT GACTTAGAAAACAAAGAGGCGCGCATCGCCGAGCTTGATGAAGAAATGCTGCACCCAAATTTCTGGGATGATCAGAAAGCGGCGCAGGTTGTTATCAGCGAGTCGAATGCCCTGAAGGATCAGGTCCATGAATTCCATGACCTGTATGAAACATTTGAAAACCTGGAGCTCACTTATGAGCTTGTGAAGGAAGAAAGCGACGAGGATCTCCAGAATGAGCTTGCCGAAGAGCTGACTGAGCTGACAAAGCGCCTTGCGCAGTTCGAGCTGCAGCTTTTGCTTAGTGAGGAATATGATAAAAACAATGCCATCCTTGAACTTCACCCGGGAGCGGGCGGTACGGAATCCCAGGACTGGGGCTCCATGCTGCTGCGAATGTACACGCGCTGGGCAGAGAAAAAAGGCTTCAAGGTTGAGACGCTTGATTATCTTCCTGGTGATGAAGCTGGAATCAAAAGTGTCACTCTTGCCATCAAAGGGCATAATGCATACGGCTATCTGAAGGCGGAAAAAGGCGTTCACCGCCTCGTCCGGATCTCGCCGTTCGATTCATCAGGCCGCCGCCATACCTCTTTCGTTTCCTGTGAGGTTATGCCGGAGTTCAATGATGAAATCGAAATCGATATCCGTACAGAAGACCTGAAAATCGATACGTACCGGGCAAGCGGCGCCGGCGGACAGCATATCAATACAACCGACTCAGCGGTCCGGATCACCCACTTGCCGACAAATGTCGTGGTAACATGCCAGACCGAGCGCTCCCAGATTAAGAACCGTGAGCGTGCCATGAAAATGCTCCAGGCTAAGCTCTATCAGAAAAAAATTGAAGAGCAGGAGCAGGAGCTGCTGGAAATCCGCGGCGAGCAGAAGGAAATCGGCTGGGGCAGCCAGATCCGCTCCTACGTATTCCACCCGTACAGCATGGTCAAGGACCACCGCACAAGCACGGAATCCGGAAACGTCCAGGGCGTAATGGACGGCGATCTCGATCCGTTCATCAATGCTTATCTGCGTTCAAGACTAAGCTTATAA
- a CDS encoding DUF1028 domain-containing protein: protein MTFSIVGYDPKEKEWGIAVQSKFLGVGAVVPFAKAGVGAVATQSYANTAYGPQALELMEQGKTAQEALDLITAEDPDKELRQVGIVDFEGNGATFTGNGCYDWAGGTAGTYFAAQGNILVDENTVKAMADTFTSSEGTLAERLLASLNAGQEAGGDSRGQQSAALLVVKEKGGYGGFNDRYIDLRVDDHHDPITELIRIYHLQQLYFAPSREGRVADIEGDVEAELGSQLVRLGYLEKKASGGELYKALKTYIHTENFEEREQDEGKIDLDILEYMKKQE, encoded by the coding sequence ATGACATTTTCAATCGTTGGCTATGATCCGAAGGAAAAGGAATGGGGGATTGCGGTCCAATCCAAATTTTTAGGTGTTGGTGCGGTCGTGCCCTTTGCGAAGGCAGGCGTTGGTGCAGTGGCGACGCAGTCTTATGCCAATACAGCTTACGGTCCGCAGGCTCTAGAATTAATGGAGCAGGGAAAGACTGCCCAGGAGGCGCTTGATCTTATTACAGCCGAAGACCCTGACAAGGAACTGCGCCAGGTCGGAATCGTTGATTTTGAGGGAAACGGGGCGACTTTTACTGGAAACGGCTGCTATGACTGGGCGGGCGGGACTGCAGGCACATATTTTGCAGCACAGGGCAATATTTTAGTAGATGAAAATACAGTAAAGGCGATGGCTGATACTTTTACCAGCAGTGAAGGCACCCTGGCTGAACGGCTGCTTGCCTCTCTTAACGCCGGCCAGGAAGCAGGCGGGGACAGCCGCGGCCAGCAGTCGGCAGCTCTATTGGTGGTAAAAGAAAAGGGCGGGTATGGCGGCTTTAATGACCGCTATATCGATCTGCGTGTCGATGACCATCATGACCCGATCACGGAACTGATCCGAATCTACCATCTGCAGCAGCTTTATTTTGCACCGAGCAGAGAGGGCAGGGTGGCTGACATTGAAGGAGATGTGGAGGCAGAACTGGGCAGCCAGCTGGTGAGGCTCGGCTATCTCGAGAAAAAGGCATCTGGCGGGGAGTTATACAAAGCGCTGAAAACCTATATCCATACAGAAAACTTCGAAGAGCGCGAGCAGGATGAGGGGAAAATAGATCTGGATATACTGGAATATATGAAGAAACAAGAATAG
- a CDS encoding BMP family lipoprotein, with protein sequence MELVKKLGLLLLAILLLAGCSLPGDAAEVKQEKEYKIGILMSETGLGDDSFNDSAFRGLERARDELGVLFDYKEAPDGDSEEKLTALVKEKNDLVIGLGFTAQEPLEKIAKKYPKQQFLLIDAVSELPNIASITFKEHEGSFLVGMAAAMASRTGTLGFIGGEDAEVIHHFEQGFIQGAKHVKPDIKILTEYAGSFSDAELGGKIAESQINKGADFIYPAAGFTGYGALQKAQEKRVHAAGVDSDQFFVAEKAIVTSMLKNIDVAVYDIAKILKEKGKIEQHSFVLGLAENGVGLAELRAFPFSEEQKKALIAAKDEIIAGDITVNSTKP encoded by the coding sequence ATGGAATTGGTGAAAAAGTTAGGCCTGCTTCTGCTGGCCATTCTGCTGCTGGCAGGATGCTCGCTGCCGGGTGATGCAGCGGAGGTTAAGCAGGAAAAGGAATATAAGATTGGCATTTTAATGTCCGAAACAGGATTGGGGGACGACTCCTTCAATGACTCGGCCTTCCGCGGCCTGGAAAGGGCCCGTGATGAGCTGGGCGTCCTGTTTGATTATAAAGAAGCGCCAGACGGAGATTCAGAAGAAAAGCTGACAGCGCTTGTCAAGGAAAAAAATGACCTTGTCATCGGCCTTGGTTTTACAGCACAAGAGCCGCTTGAAAAAATCGCTAAGAAATATCCAAAACAGCAATTTCTGCTGATTGATGCCGTATCAGAATTGCCGAATATCGCTTCGATCACATTTAAGGAGCATGAAGGCAGCTTCCTGGTCGGAATGGCAGCAGCCATGGCCAGCAGAACGGGCACACTTGGCTTCATCGGCGGTGAGGACGCAGAGGTCATCCACCACTTTGAGCAGGGCTTCATTCAAGGTGCCAAGCATGTAAAACCCGATATCAAAATCCTGACCGAGTACGCAGGCTCATTCAGTGATGCTGAGCTCGGCGGAAAGATTGCAGAATCACAGATTAACAAAGGTGCGGATTTCATTTATCCAGCAGCCGGGTTTACCGGCTATGGCGCGCTCCAAAAGGCCCAGGAAAAAAGGGTTCATGCAGCAGGAGTCGACTCTGATCAGTTCTTTGTCGCGGAAAAAGCCATTGTCACCAGCATGCTGAAAAATATTGACGTTGCAGTGTATGACATCGCGAAGATTTTAAAAGAAAAAGGTAAAATTGAACAGCATTCTTTTGTACTCGGCCTTGCTGAAAACGGCGTCGGCCTTGCAGAACTGCGTGCCTTCCCATTCTCGGAAGAACAGAAAAAAGCCCTTATTGCCGCCAAGGATGAAATCATTGCCGGCGATATTACCGTAAATTCTACTAAACCATAA
- a CDS encoding tetratricopeptide repeat protein: MLSGRINRNDPCLCGSGKKYKKCCGSKDVIVISDRMEGEIIALQGEAIEFAKHVYGELLQESFELEDLPYFDKEERDFYEFVHMFWFTAFGELDSGERIMDLFIEDMLPVLKNSYLKDILQKWDKPFAFAGIIKERNESKLLVEDATSGQSFTVTILEPYRDIETGRFAFGMLLPYLDHHVFFPAPFELGGENSDAYRDFLLREYKATRMDDPQEFLQEFFLEMMEEVPGAAIAFEWPNEGAAEVADLFARDMEKEGEESLVIDMGVTLWMKYIEKTGKKPKKAGIYVAGLRYLVGTLANPSGPVYTQKQLGTLYGVSAASISNAYGEIYHAIEDVLEEIFQSELQEPASLMESERMMQDLMGLIGEQEFENEQDLDSFLQGLMNKPLPKKASATKKGKAQDMMYEAFEASGAKRYKLAKEALELNPLNSDAYNILAEKEDLPEAAKLFKKGMDAGQKDLGDGFFKENKGHFWGLIETRPFMRAKANYAQALHALGNLPEAIGHYEELLELNPNDNQGVRFVMFQAYCESRQYKKARKLLEAYPEEMAAGLFNQVLLELLEKGFTSKAAALLKKAKKHNPHASDYLSGKKKMPRTIPDYYSWGDKNEAITYADGHLHLWQGIPGIQTWLQNN; the protein is encoded by the coding sequence ATGTTGAGCGGAAGAATCAATCGGAATGATCCTTGTTTATGCGGCAGCGGAAAAAAATATAAAAAATGCTGCGGCAGCAAGGATGTAATTGTGATATCGGACAGGATGGAAGGGGAAATCATTGCTCTCCAGGGAGAAGCGATTGAATTTGCCAAGCATGTATACGGAGAACTGCTTCAGGAGTCTTTCGAATTAGAGGATCTTCCATACTTTGATAAGGAAGAGCGGGACTTTTATGAATTTGTCCATATGTTCTGGTTCACAGCTTTTGGGGAGCTCGATTCCGGGGAGAGGATCATGGATTTATTTATAGAAGACATGCTCCCTGTATTGAAGAATTCCTACCTGAAGGATATCCTGCAGAAATGGGACAAGCCGTTTGCCTTTGCAGGTATTATTAAGGAAAGAAATGAAAGCAAGCTTCTGGTTGAGGATGCAACGAGCGGACAATCTTTTACAGTCACCATCCTTGAACCTTACAGGGATATAGAGACTGGCCGTTTTGCATTCGGCATGCTGCTTCCTTATCTGGATCATCATGTATTTTTCCCGGCGCCATTTGAACTTGGCGGGGAAAACTCCGACGCATACAGGGATTTTCTTTTAAGAGAATATAAAGCCACCCGGATGGATGATCCGCAGGAATTTTTGCAGGAGTTCTTCCTTGAGATGATGGAAGAAGTGCCAGGGGCCGCTATTGCCTTTGAGTGGCCGAATGAAGGGGCTGCGGAAGTTGCTGATTTGTTTGCCAGAGATATGGAGAAAGAGGGCGAGGAAAGCTTGGTCATTGATATGGGGGTCACCCTCTGGATGAAATATATCGAGAAGACCGGCAAAAAGCCAAAGAAGGCCGGGATTTATGTGGCGGGCCTCCGCTATCTTGTCGGCACTCTGGCAAATCCGTCGGGCCCTGTGTATACTCAAAAACAGCTGGGAACCCTCTATGGCGTGTCTGCAGCCAGCATATCGAATGCTTATGGTGAAATCTATCATGCGATCGAGGACGTGCTGGAGGAAATCTTTCAATCTGAGCTCCAGGAGCCGGCTTCCCTGATGGAGTCTGAGCGGATGATGCAGGATTTGATGGGTCTTATCGGGGAGCAGGAGTTCGAGAACGAACAGGATTTGGATAGCTTCCTTCAGGGGCTCATGAATAAACCGCTGCCGAAAAAAGCTTCGGCCACCAAGAAGGGTAAAGCCCAGGATATGATGTATGAAGCATTCGAAGCATCCGGTGCAAAAAGATACAAGCTTGCCAAGGAAGCGCTTGAGCTGAATCCGCTCAATAGTGATGCCTATAATATCCTTGCCGAAAAGGAAGATCTCCCGGAAGCGGCTAAGCTGTTTAAAAAGGGGATGGACGCTGGACAGAAGGATCTCGGGGACGGCTTTTTCAAGGAAAATAAAGGCCACTTTTGGGGCCTGATTGAAACGCGGCCATTTATGAGGGCTAAAGCCAATTATGCACAGGCGCTGCATGCGCTTGGCAATCTGCCGGAAGCGATTGGGCATTATGAAGAGCTTCTTGAGCTAAATCCGAATGATAATCAGGGTGTCAGGTTTGTGATGTTTCAGGCTTACTGTGAAAGCAGGCAATACAAGAAAGCCAGAAAGCTATTAGAAGCTTATCCGGAAGAAATGGCTGCAGGCCTCTTCAATCAGGTCCTGCTCGAACTGCTGGAAAAAGGCTTCACAAGCAAAGCGGCTGCGCTGCTGAAGAAAGCGAAGAAACATAATCCTCATGCTTCGGATTATCTTTCAGGGAAAAAGAAAATGCCGCGTACAATTCCGGACTATTACAGCTGGGGTGACAAGAATGAGGCTATCACCTATGCGGATGGACATCTTCATTTATGGCAGGGAATTCCCGGGATTCAGACATGGCTGCAAAATAACTAA